A window of Phycisphaerae bacterium genomic DNA:
GATGGACTGGGCCTTGCCGGTGGCCGTATCCTTGGCGGACACGTTCAGAATGCCGTTGGCGTCGATGTCGAAGGTGACCTCGATCTGGGGCATGCCGCGCGGTGCCGGCGGGATACCGGCCAGGTTGAACCGGCCCAGCGAGCGGTTGCCGCTGGCCAGCTCGCGTTCCCCCTGGAGCACGTGAATGGTGACCTCGGTCTGGTTGTCGGCCGCGGTGCTGAACACTTCTTTTCGGCTGGTCGGGATGGTGGTGTTTCGTTCGATAAGCTTAGTCATGACTCCGCCGAGTGTTTCGACGCCGAGTGAGAGCGGGGTGACGTCGAGGAGGACGATGTCATCCTTCTCGCCGGTGAGGACCGCGCCCTGGATGGCTGCACCCACTGCGACGACCTCGTCCGGATTAATGCTCTTGTTCGGTTCCTTTCCGAAGATCTCCTTGGCGAGCTGCTGGACGGCCGGCATGCGTGTTGAGCCGCCGACCAGAACGACCTCGTCGATGTCTTTGGGTGAGAGTTTCGCGTCCCTGATTGCCTTCATGACCGGGCCGCGGCATCGTTCGGTCAAGTCTCTGGTGAGATGCTCGAACTTGGCTCGAGTGAGTGTCTCCTGCAAGTGTTTGGGACCGCTCTGATCAGCCGTGATGTAGGGCAAGTTGATGGTCGTCTCCTGAAGGCTGGACAGCTCGCACTTGGCTTTCTCGCAAGCCTCTTTCAGTCGCTGCAGGGCCATGGCGTCCTTGCGGAGGTCGATGCCTTCGCGTTTGCGGAACTCTTCGGCCACGTAGTTGATCAGCACCTCATCGTAGTCGTCGCCGCCGAGGTGGGTGTCGCCGTTGGTGCTGAGGACCTCGAACACGTTGTCGCCGATGTCCAGAATGGAGATGTCATATGTGCCGCCGCCCAGGTCGAAGACGGCGATCTTCTCGTTCTTTTTCTTCTCGAGACCGTAGGCCAGGGCTGCGGCCGTGGGCTCGTTGATGATTCGCTCCACTTTCAGGCCGGCGATTTCGCCGGCATCCTTGGTGGCTTGACGCTGGGCATCGTTGAAGTAGGCCGGGACGGTAATCACCGCGCGGGTCACCGTCTCGCCGAGGTAGTCTTCAGCGGTCTTCTTCAGATCGCGGAGGGTCATGGCCGAGATTTCGGGCGGGGTGTAGGTCTTGCCGCGGACATCGACCTTGACCAGATCGGTTTCGCCGCCGACGACCTTGTAGGGAACGATTTTCTCCTCGGAGTGGACCTCGTTGTGCCGGCGGCCCATGAAACGCTTGATGGAGAAGACGGTGTTGGTCGGGTTGGTGACCTGCTGGTGCTTGGCGATCTGCCCGACGAGTTGTTCACCCTTCTCGGTGAAGCCGACGACGGACGGAGTGAGGCGAGACCCTTGGGCGTTGGTGAGCACCTTGGGCGAATCGCCTTCCATGATCGCGACGACCGAGTTGGTGGTTCCCAGATCGATCCCGATGATCTTCGACGACATCACGCTTGCTCCCTCTGCTGCGGTCCCGCGCGCCGGCGATCCAACTCGCCCGTCCGTCGCCTGCCGACTCGCCGGAGCTGCGTTCGCGTGCAGCCTAGAGGCGCGCCTTGGGCGCAGCTAGTGACAAGTCTGAATGCACGCGCGATGCCATCGGGTCTTCGATGGAGGCTCTTTGTCTTAACCTTTTTCTCTACACCTAGTTGCGGCTTCCTGCCGATGAAAGGGCACGTGTCATCCCTGCCAGAGTGGCAGAACCGTGGATCTCAGGTTTGGCACACCCTGCAACTGAGGTAGAATGCTGCCATGTCCATGGCTCCTAGCCGTTTCGAGACCTTGGAAGGGCAGGGGATGCCCGGGGTGCGTCAGCTTTCCGTCTTTCTGGACAACCGGGTAGGGCAACTCCTGCGTCTCAGCCAGCTCATTGACGCGGAGCGGGTCCGCATTCTCGGCCTGTCGGTGATTCCCGCTGCCGAGTATGGGGTAGTTCGCATCATTTGTGATAACCCGGACGAGGCTCGCCGGATCCTTCAGGCAGGCGGTTTCGCCTGCGGAGGCACGGAGGTGGTGGTTGTCAAGATACCGCCGGGGCAGCGGGGCTTGCTCTCTGTCTGGCAGTGTCTGTTGAGCAGTGAGACGAACATCGCCTACTGCTACCCCTTGCTGCCGACCAGTCTGGGCCCGGCCCTTGTTCTGGCCGTGGACAATGTC
This region includes:
- the dnaK gene encoding molecular chaperone DnaK → MSSKIIGIDLGTTNSVVAIMEGDSPKVLTNAQGSRLTPSVVGFTEKGEQLVGQIAKHQQVTNPTNTVFSIKRFMGRRHNEVHSEEKIVPYKVVGGETDLVKVDVRGKTYTPPEISAMTLRDLKKTAEDYLGETVTRAVITVPAYFNDAQRQATKDAGEIAGLKVERIINEPTAAALAYGLEKKKNEKIAVFDLGGGTYDISILDIGDNVFEVLSTNGDTHLGGDDYDEVLINYVAEEFRKREGIDLRKDAMALQRLKEACEKAKCELSSLQETTINLPYITADQSGPKHLQETLTRAKFEHLTRDLTERCRGPVMKAIRDAKLSPKDIDEVVLVGGSTRMPAVQQLAKEIFGKEPNKSINPDEVVAVGAAIQGAVLTGEKDDIVLLDVTPLSLGVETLGGVMTKLIERNTTIPTSRKEVFSTAADNQTEVTIHVLQGERELASGNRSLGRFNLAGIPPAPRGMPQIEVTFDIDANGILNVSAKDTATGKAQSIRIEGSSGLNKDEVERMRKEAELHAAEDKARRELVDLKNQADNLVYQTEKTLKEYGDRVPANERGSIEAALNQLKEAAKGDDKDSIRKSMEQLATASQTIGKIMYEEAAKKAGAAGAAQPDAPAGSTATGSTPKDDDVIDAEFEEKK
- a CDS encoding acetolactate synthase, producing MSMAPSRFETLEGQGMPGVRQLSVFLDNRVGQLLRLSQLIDAERVRILGLSVIPAAEYGVVRIICDNPDEARRILQAGGFACGGTEVVVVKIPPGQRGLLSVWQCLLSSETNIAYCYPLLPTSLGPALVLAVDNVEIATDALLRNKFEVLSEADLHSDL